The following coding sequences are from one Arachis hypogaea cultivar Tifrunner chromosome 7, arahy.Tifrunner.gnm2.J5K5, whole genome shotgun sequence window:
- the LOC112703589 gene encoding uncharacterized protein, translated as MGCTGSSQSKPDGAAKKIRKPKPWKHPQPITKTQLIQLRDEFWDTAPHYGGRKEIWDALRAAAEADLTLAQAIVDSAGVIVQSSDLTVCYDERGAKYELPKYVLSEPTNLIRDS; from the exons ATGGGTTGTACTGGATCCTCACAGTCCAAGCCTGATG GGGCAGCGAAAAAGATCCGGAAGCCTAAGCCTTGGAAGCATCCTCAGCCAATAACAAAGACTCAGCTAATACAACTGCGCGATGAGTTCTGGGACACAGCTCCCCACTATGGTGGCCGTAAAG AGATTTGGGATGCTCTTCGAGCTGCTGCTGAGGCTGATCTAACTTTAGCACAAGCGATTGTGGATAGTGCCGGGGTTATTGTCCAGAGTTCGGATTTGACAGTATGCTATGACGAAAGAG gagcaaagtatgaactaccAAAGTATGTATTGAGTGAGCCAACTAACCTGATTCGGGACAGTTAA
- the LOC112703587 gene encoding uncharacterized protein isoform X5 encodes MAQTQTLALVEEIESLVSDKLQVVSYKWLSRNYMISSNEAKRLLQEFVEKHDGGLEVVYALSGWLKGSHPSYHIRLVTGPKLAEAQQEFDGNCSIQVYSVQASIPKDPAVLWNAEFIQAEELFKQPWSVDNCLRDNRFCGISSSFVQRNVDGMPLVAATPLTKASVGIGQTKMNVLQPQKNIAHDTIPRADLKSEDVVKDVKSESNGTGSTGVHDQVNKPSEDKEKVVPAGKKKAQSDKSGSSTGGSLASFWGRASAKPKPSSVPVESSNAVSNHSVATEDAQASAREADGSGDDDNQDVTVRRSSNRKRRVVFDFSDEDEDVVSLSSPELPKKQSSQDSKQKDNKSSEKATLNSDTKRENKPMAKEEKSSDKKANQPFQEELSVINKCTNNGKSSSEKPQSCAPDISVNKDSTKNAAPGSPKRRKVMKTRIDERGREVTEVVWEGEETEAKKADKVATKKSENNVSTNSVNSGPATKKTPAVANTTGKGSKKTVNKDPKQGNILSFFKRV; translated from the exons ATGGCGCAAACCCAAACCCTAGCTTTGGTCGAAGAGATTGAATCCCTCGTCTCCGATAAACTTCAAGTG GTTTCATATAAGTGGCTTAGTCGTAATTACATGATATCTTCCAATGAGGCAAAGAG gttgCTTCAGGAGTTTGTTGAAAAGCATGATGGTGGATTGGAGGTTGTTTATGCTTTGTCTGGCTGGTTAAAGGGCAGCCACCCAAGTTACCACATAAGGCTTGTTACTGGCCCAAAGCTAGCAG AAGCACAGCAAGAATTTGATGGCAATTGCTCAATTCAGGTATACAGTGTGCAAGCTAGCATCCCAAAGGACCCAGCTGTGCTTTGGAATGCAGAATTTATTCAAGCAGAGGAGCTCTTCAAGCAGCCATGGTCAGTTGACAATTGCTTGAGAGATAACAG GTTCTGTGGCATATCTAGTTCTTTTGTTCAACGAAATGTAGATGGCATGCCATTGGTTGCTGCAACTCCACTGACAAAAGCTTCAGTAGGCATAGGACAAACAAAGATGAATGTTCTGCAACCTCAAAAAAATATAGCACACGATACAATTCCCAGAGCTGATCTCAAGTCAGAGGATGTGGTGAAAGATGTAAAGAGTGAAAGCAATGGTACAGGGAGTACAGGAGTTCATGATCAGGTTAACAAACCCAGTGAAGACAAAGAAAAGGTAGTGCCTGCAGGAAAAAAGAAAGCACAATCTGATAAAAGTGGTTCTTCTACTGGTGGTTCATTGGCAAGCTTTTGGGGTCGTGCATCTGCAAAACCCAAGCCTAGCTCCGTGCCAGTAGAAAGTAGCAACGCAGTTTCGAATCATAGTG TAGCTACTGAAGATGCCCAAGCTAGCGCTCGTGAAGCAGATGGCAGTGGTGATGATGATAATCAAGATGTCACAGTAAGGCGATCATCCAATAGGAAAAGGAGGGTTGTCTTTGACTTCtcggatgaagatgaagatgttgTCAGTTTATCATCACCAGAATTGCCAAAGAAGCAATCATCTCAAGATTCTAAACAAAAGGATAACAAGTCATCGGAGAAAGCCACCTTAAATTCCGAtacaaagagagaaaataaaccaATGGCTAAGGAAGAAAAATCATCTGATAAAAAAGCCAACCAACCTTTCCAGGAAGAGTTATCGGTTATCAACAAATGCACAAATAATGGTAAATCATCTAGTGAGAAGCCACAGAGTTGTGCTCCTGATATTTCTGTTAATAAGGATAGTACAAAGAATGCTGCACCTGGTTCACCGAAGAGGAGAAAAGTGATGAAGACCAGAATTGATGAACGAGGGAGAGAAG TAACTGAAGTAGTCTGGGAAGGGGAGGAAACAGAAGCGAAGAAAGCTGATAAGGTTGCAACAAAGAAATCTGAGAATAATGTATCTACCAATTCTGTCAACAG TGGCCCGGCAACTAAGAAGACTCCAGCTGTGGCGAATACCACTggaaaaggaagcaagaaaacgGTAAACAAGGATCCCAAACAGGGCAATATACTTTCATTCTTCAAGAGAGTTTGA
- the LOC112703587 gene encoding uncharacterized protein isoform X3, whose protein sequence is MAQTQTLALVEEIESLVSDKLQVVSYKWLSRNYMISSNEAKRLLQEFVEKHDGGLEVVYALSGWLKGSHPSYHIRLVTGPKLAEAQQEFDGNCSIQVYSVQASIPKDPAVLWNAEFIQAEELFKQPWSVDNCLRDNRFCGISSSFVQRNVDGMPLVAATPLTKASVGIGQTKMNVLQPQKNIAHDTIPRADLKSEDVVKDVKSESNGTGSTGVHDQVNKPSEDKEKVVPAGKKKAQSDKSGSSTGGSLASFWGRASAKPKPSSVPVESSNAVSNHSVATEDAQASAREADGSGDDDNQDVTVRRSSNRKRRVVFDFSDEDEDVVSLSSPELPKKQSSQDSKQKDNKSSEKATLNSDTKRENKPMAKEEKSSDKKANQPFQEELSVINKCTNNGKSSSEKPQSCAPDISVNKDSTKNAAPGSPKRRKVMKTRIDERGREVTEVVWEGEETEAKKADKVATKKSENNVSTNSVNSSSGPATKKTPAVANTTGKGSKKTVNKDPKQGNILSFFKRV, encoded by the exons ATGGCGCAAACCCAAACCCTAGCTTTGGTCGAAGAGATTGAATCCCTCGTCTCCGATAAACTTCAAGTG GTTTCATATAAGTGGCTTAGTCGTAATTACATGATATCTTCCAATGAGGCAAAGAG gttgCTTCAGGAGTTTGTTGAAAAGCATGATGGTGGATTGGAGGTTGTTTATGCTTTGTCTGGCTGGTTAAAGGGCAGCCACCCAAGTTACCACATAAGGCTTGTTACTGGCCCAAAGCTAGCAG AAGCACAGCAAGAATTTGATGGCAATTGCTCAATTCAGGTATACAGTGTGCAAGCTAGCATCCCAAAGGACCCAGCTGTGCTTTGGAATGCAGAATTTATTCAAGCAGAGGAGCTCTTCAAGCAGCCATGGTCAGTTGACAATTGCTTGAGAGATAACAG GTTCTGTGGCATATCTAGTTCTTTTGTTCAACGAAATGTAGATGGCATGCCATTGGTTGCTGCAACTCCACTGACAAAAGCTTCAGTAGGCATAGGACAAACAAAGATGAATGTTCTGCAACCTCAAAAAAATATAGCACACGATACAATTCCCAGAGCTGATCTCAAGTCAGAGGATGTGGTGAAAGATGTAAAGAGTGAAAGCAATGGTACAGGGAGTACAGGAGTTCATGATCAGGTTAACAAACCCAGTGAAGACAAAGAAAAGGTAGTGCCTGCAGGAAAAAAGAAAGCACAATCTGATAAAAGTGGTTCTTCTACTGGTGGTTCATTGGCAAGCTTTTGGGGTCGTGCATCTGCAAAACCCAAGCCTAGCTCCGTGCCAGTAGAAAGTAGCAACGCAGTTTCGAATCATAGTG TAGCTACTGAAGATGCCCAAGCTAGCGCTCGTGAAGCAGATGGCAGTGGTGATGATGATAATCAAGATGTCACAGTAAGGCGATCATCCAATAGGAAAAGGAGGGTTGTCTTTGACTTCtcggatgaagatgaagatgttgTCAGTTTATCATCACCAGAATTGCCAAAGAAGCAATCATCTCAAGATTCTAAACAAAAGGATAACAAGTCATCGGAGAAAGCCACCTTAAATTCCGAtacaaagagagaaaataaaccaATGGCTAAGGAAGAAAAATCATCTGATAAAAAAGCCAACCAACCTTTCCAGGAAGAGTTATCGGTTATCAACAAATGCACAAATAATGGTAAATCATCTAGTGAGAAGCCACAGAGTTGTGCTCCTGATATTTCTGTTAATAAGGATAGTACAAAGAATGCTGCACCTGGTTCACCGAAGAGGAGAAAAGTGATGAAGACCAGAATTGATGAACGAGGGAGAGAAG TAACTGAAGTAGTCTGGGAAGGGGAGGAAACAGAAGCGAAGAAAGCTGATAAGGTTGCAACAAAGAAATCTGAGAATAATGTATCTACCAATTCTGTCAACAG TTCCAGTGGCCCGGCAACTAAGAAGACTCCAGCTGTGGCGAATACCACTggaaaaggaagcaagaaaacgGTAAACAAGGATCCCAAACAGGGCAATATACTTTCATTCTTCAAGAGAGTTTGA
- the LOC112703587 gene encoding uncharacterized protein isoform X2 — MAQTQTLALVEEIESLVSDKLQVVSYKWLSRNYMISSNEAKRLLQEFVEKHDGGLEVVYALSGWLKGSHPSYHIRLVTGPKLAEAQQEFDGNCSIQVYSVQASIPKDPAVLWNAEFIQAEELFKQPWSVDNCLRDNRFCGISSSFVQRNVDGMPLVAATPLTKASVGIGQTKMNVLQPQKNIAHDTIPRADLKSEDVVKDVKSESNGTGSTGVHDQVNKPSEDKEKVVPAGKKKAQSDKSGSSTGGSLASFWGRASAKPKPSSVPVESSNAVSNHSDSNVSVATEDAQASAREADGSGDDDNQDVTVRRSSNRKRRVVFDFSDEDEDVVSLSSPELPKKQSSQDSKQKDNKSSEKATLNSDTKRENKPMAKEEKSSDKKANQPFQEELSVINKCTNNGKSSSEKPQSCAPDISVNKDSTKNAAPGSPKRRKVMKTRIDERGREVTEVVWEGEETEAKKADKVATKKSENNVSTNSVNSGPATKKTPAVANTTGKGSKKTVNKDPKQGNILSFFKRV; from the exons ATGGCGCAAACCCAAACCCTAGCTTTGGTCGAAGAGATTGAATCCCTCGTCTCCGATAAACTTCAAGTG GTTTCATATAAGTGGCTTAGTCGTAATTACATGATATCTTCCAATGAGGCAAAGAG gttgCTTCAGGAGTTTGTTGAAAAGCATGATGGTGGATTGGAGGTTGTTTATGCTTTGTCTGGCTGGTTAAAGGGCAGCCACCCAAGTTACCACATAAGGCTTGTTACTGGCCCAAAGCTAGCAG AAGCACAGCAAGAATTTGATGGCAATTGCTCAATTCAGGTATACAGTGTGCAAGCTAGCATCCCAAAGGACCCAGCTGTGCTTTGGAATGCAGAATTTATTCAAGCAGAGGAGCTCTTCAAGCAGCCATGGTCAGTTGACAATTGCTTGAGAGATAACAG GTTCTGTGGCATATCTAGTTCTTTTGTTCAACGAAATGTAGATGGCATGCCATTGGTTGCTGCAACTCCACTGACAAAAGCTTCAGTAGGCATAGGACAAACAAAGATGAATGTTCTGCAACCTCAAAAAAATATAGCACACGATACAATTCCCAGAGCTGATCTCAAGTCAGAGGATGTGGTGAAAGATGTAAAGAGTGAAAGCAATGGTACAGGGAGTACAGGAGTTCATGATCAGGTTAACAAACCCAGTGAAGACAAAGAAAAGGTAGTGCCTGCAGGAAAAAAGAAAGCACAATCTGATAAAAGTGGTTCTTCTACTGGTGGTTCATTGGCAAGCTTTTGGGGTCGTGCATCTGCAAAACCCAAGCCTAGCTCCGTGCCAGTAGAAAGTAGCAACGCAGTTTCGAATCATAGTG ACTCAAATGTTTCAGTAGCTACTGAAGATGCCCAAGCTAGCGCTCGTGAAGCAGATGGCAGTGGTGATGATGATAATCAAGATGTCACAGTAAGGCGATCATCCAATAGGAAAAGGAGGGTTGTCTTTGACTTCtcggatgaagatgaagatgttgTCAGTTTATCATCACCAGAATTGCCAAAGAAGCAATCATCTCAAGATTCTAAACAAAAGGATAACAAGTCATCGGAGAAAGCCACCTTAAATTCCGAtacaaagagagaaaataaaccaATGGCTAAGGAAGAAAAATCATCTGATAAAAAAGCCAACCAACCTTTCCAGGAAGAGTTATCGGTTATCAACAAATGCACAAATAATGGTAAATCATCTAGTGAGAAGCCACAGAGTTGTGCTCCTGATATTTCTGTTAATAAGGATAGTACAAAGAATGCTGCACCTGGTTCACCGAAGAGGAGAAAAGTGATGAAGACCAGAATTGATGAACGAGGGAGAGAAG TAACTGAAGTAGTCTGGGAAGGGGAGGAAACAGAAGCGAAGAAAGCTGATAAGGTTGCAACAAAGAAATCTGAGAATAATGTATCTACCAATTCTGTCAACAG TGGCCCGGCAACTAAGAAGACTCCAGCTGTGGCGAATACCACTggaaaaggaagcaagaaaacgGTAAACAAGGATCCCAAACAGGGCAATATACTTTCATTCTTCAAGAGAGTTTGA
- the LOC112703587 gene encoding uncharacterized protein isoform X4 yields the protein MAQTQTLALVEEIESLVSDKLQVVSYKWLSRNYMISSNEAKRLLQEFVEKHDGGLEVVYALSGWLKGSHPSYHIRLVTGPKLAEAQQEFDGNCSIQVYSVQASIPKDPAVLWNAEFIQAEELFKQPWSVDNCLRDNRFCGISSSFVQRNVDGMPLVAATPLTKASVGIGQTKMNVLQPQKNIAHDTIPRADLKSEDVVKDVKSESNGTGSTGVHDQVNKPSEDKEKVVPAGKKKAQSDKSGSSTGGSLASFWGRASAKPKPSSVPVESSNAVSNHSATEDAQASAREADGSGDDDNQDVTVRRSSNRKRRVVFDFSDEDEDVVSLSSPELPKKQSSQDSKQKDNKSSEKATLNSDTKRENKPMAKEEKSSDKKANQPFQEELSVINKCTNNGKSSSEKPQSCAPDISVNKDSTKNAAPGSPKRRKVMKTRIDERGREVTEVVWEGEETEAKKADKVATKKSENNVSTNSVNSSSGPATKKTPAVANTTGKGSKKTVNKDPKQGNILSFFKRV from the exons ATGGCGCAAACCCAAACCCTAGCTTTGGTCGAAGAGATTGAATCCCTCGTCTCCGATAAACTTCAAGTG GTTTCATATAAGTGGCTTAGTCGTAATTACATGATATCTTCCAATGAGGCAAAGAG gttgCTTCAGGAGTTTGTTGAAAAGCATGATGGTGGATTGGAGGTTGTTTATGCTTTGTCTGGCTGGTTAAAGGGCAGCCACCCAAGTTACCACATAAGGCTTGTTACTGGCCCAAAGCTAGCAG AAGCACAGCAAGAATTTGATGGCAATTGCTCAATTCAGGTATACAGTGTGCAAGCTAGCATCCCAAAGGACCCAGCTGTGCTTTGGAATGCAGAATTTATTCAAGCAGAGGAGCTCTTCAAGCAGCCATGGTCAGTTGACAATTGCTTGAGAGATAACAG GTTCTGTGGCATATCTAGTTCTTTTGTTCAACGAAATGTAGATGGCATGCCATTGGTTGCTGCAACTCCACTGACAAAAGCTTCAGTAGGCATAGGACAAACAAAGATGAATGTTCTGCAACCTCAAAAAAATATAGCACACGATACAATTCCCAGAGCTGATCTCAAGTCAGAGGATGTGGTGAAAGATGTAAAGAGTGAAAGCAATGGTACAGGGAGTACAGGAGTTCATGATCAGGTTAACAAACCCAGTGAAGACAAAGAAAAGGTAGTGCCTGCAGGAAAAAAGAAAGCACAATCTGATAAAAGTGGTTCTTCTACTGGTGGTTCATTGGCAAGCTTTTGGGGTCGTGCATCTGCAAAACCCAAGCCTAGCTCCGTGCCAGTAGAAAGTAGCAACGCAGTTTCGAATCATAGTG CTACTGAAGATGCCCAAGCTAGCGCTCGTGAAGCAGATGGCAGTGGTGATGATGATAATCAAGATGTCACAGTAAGGCGATCATCCAATAGGAAAAGGAGGGTTGTCTTTGACTTCtcggatgaagatgaagatgttgTCAGTTTATCATCACCAGAATTGCCAAAGAAGCAATCATCTCAAGATTCTAAACAAAAGGATAACAAGTCATCGGAGAAAGCCACCTTAAATTCCGAtacaaagagagaaaataaaccaATGGCTAAGGAAGAAAAATCATCTGATAAAAAAGCCAACCAACCTTTCCAGGAAGAGTTATCGGTTATCAACAAATGCACAAATAATGGTAAATCATCTAGTGAGAAGCCACAGAGTTGTGCTCCTGATATTTCTGTTAATAAGGATAGTACAAAGAATGCTGCACCTGGTTCACCGAAGAGGAGAAAAGTGATGAAGACCAGAATTGATGAACGAGGGAGAGAAG TAACTGAAGTAGTCTGGGAAGGGGAGGAAACAGAAGCGAAGAAAGCTGATAAGGTTGCAACAAAGAAATCTGAGAATAATGTATCTACCAATTCTGTCAACAG TTCCAGTGGCCCGGCAACTAAGAAGACTCCAGCTGTGGCGAATACCACTggaaaaggaagcaagaaaacgGTAAACAAGGATCCCAAACAGGGCAATATACTTTCATTCTTCAAGAGAGTTTGA
- the LOC112703587 gene encoding uncharacterized protein isoform X6: MAQTQTLALVEEIESLVSDKLQVVSYKWLSRNYMISSNEAKRLLQEFVEKHDGGLEVVYALSGWLKGSHPSYHIRLVTGPKLAEAQQEFDGNCSIQVYSVQASIPKDPAVLWNAEFIQAEELFKQPWSVDNCLRDNRFCGISSSFVQRNVDGMPLVAATPLTKASVGIGQTKMNVLQPQKNIAHDTIPRADLKSEDVVKDVKSESNGTGSTGVHDQVNKPSEDKEKVVPAGKKKAQSDKSGSSTGGSLASFWGRASAKPKPSSVPVESSNAVSNHSATEDAQASAREADGSGDDDNQDVTVRRSSNRKRRVVFDFSDEDEDVVSLSSPELPKKQSSQDSKQKDNKSSEKATLNSDTKRENKPMAKEEKSSDKKANQPFQEELSVINKCTNNGKSSSEKPQSCAPDISVNKDSTKNAAPGSPKRRKVMKTRIDERGREVTEVVWEGEETEAKKADKVATKKSENNVSTNSVNSGPATKKTPAVANTTGKGSKKTVNKDPKQGNILSFFKRV; the protein is encoded by the exons ATGGCGCAAACCCAAACCCTAGCTTTGGTCGAAGAGATTGAATCCCTCGTCTCCGATAAACTTCAAGTG GTTTCATATAAGTGGCTTAGTCGTAATTACATGATATCTTCCAATGAGGCAAAGAG gttgCTTCAGGAGTTTGTTGAAAAGCATGATGGTGGATTGGAGGTTGTTTATGCTTTGTCTGGCTGGTTAAAGGGCAGCCACCCAAGTTACCACATAAGGCTTGTTACTGGCCCAAAGCTAGCAG AAGCACAGCAAGAATTTGATGGCAATTGCTCAATTCAGGTATACAGTGTGCAAGCTAGCATCCCAAAGGACCCAGCTGTGCTTTGGAATGCAGAATTTATTCAAGCAGAGGAGCTCTTCAAGCAGCCATGGTCAGTTGACAATTGCTTGAGAGATAACAG GTTCTGTGGCATATCTAGTTCTTTTGTTCAACGAAATGTAGATGGCATGCCATTGGTTGCTGCAACTCCACTGACAAAAGCTTCAGTAGGCATAGGACAAACAAAGATGAATGTTCTGCAACCTCAAAAAAATATAGCACACGATACAATTCCCAGAGCTGATCTCAAGTCAGAGGATGTGGTGAAAGATGTAAAGAGTGAAAGCAATGGTACAGGGAGTACAGGAGTTCATGATCAGGTTAACAAACCCAGTGAAGACAAAGAAAAGGTAGTGCCTGCAGGAAAAAAGAAAGCACAATCTGATAAAAGTGGTTCTTCTACTGGTGGTTCATTGGCAAGCTTTTGGGGTCGTGCATCTGCAAAACCCAAGCCTAGCTCCGTGCCAGTAGAAAGTAGCAACGCAGTTTCGAATCATAGTG CTACTGAAGATGCCCAAGCTAGCGCTCGTGAAGCAGATGGCAGTGGTGATGATGATAATCAAGATGTCACAGTAAGGCGATCATCCAATAGGAAAAGGAGGGTTGTCTTTGACTTCtcggatgaagatgaagatgttgTCAGTTTATCATCACCAGAATTGCCAAAGAAGCAATCATCTCAAGATTCTAAACAAAAGGATAACAAGTCATCGGAGAAAGCCACCTTAAATTCCGAtacaaagagagaaaataaaccaATGGCTAAGGAAGAAAAATCATCTGATAAAAAAGCCAACCAACCTTTCCAGGAAGAGTTATCGGTTATCAACAAATGCACAAATAATGGTAAATCATCTAGTGAGAAGCCACAGAGTTGTGCTCCTGATATTTCTGTTAATAAGGATAGTACAAAGAATGCTGCACCTGGTTCACCGAAGAGGAGAAAAGTGATGAAGACCAGAATTGATGAACGAGGGAGAGAAG TAACTGAAGTAGTCTGGGAAGGGGAGGAAACAGAAGCGAAGAAAGCTGATAAGGTTGCAACAAAGAAATCTGAGAATAATGTATCTACCAATTCTGTCAACAG TGGCCCGGCAACTAAGAAGACTCCAGCTGTGGCGAATACCACTggaaaaggaagcaagaaaacgGTAAACAAGGATCCCAAACAGGGCAATATACTTTCATTCTTCAAGAGAGTTTGA
- the LOC112703587 gene encoding uncharacterized protein isoform X1, giving the protein MAQTQTLALVEEIESLVSDKLQVVSYKWLSRNYMISSNEAKRLLQEFVEKHDGGLEVVYALSGWLKGSHPSYHIRLVTGPKLAEAQQEFDGNCSIQVYSVQASIPKDPAVLWNAEFIQAEELFKQPWSVDNCLRDNRFCGISSSFVQRNVDGMPLVAATPLTKASVGIGQTKMNVLQPQKNIAHDTIPRADLKSEDVVKDVKSESNGTGSTGVHDQVNKPSEDKEKVVPAGKKKAQSDKSGSSTGGSLASFWGRASAKPKPSSVPVESSNAVSNHSDSNVSVATEDAQASAREADGSGDDDNQDVTVRRSSNRKRRVVFDFSDEDEDVVSLSSPELPKKQSSQDSKQKDNKSSEKATLNSDTKRENKPMAKEEKSSDKKANQPFQEELSVINKCTNNGKSSSEKPQSCAPDISVNKDSTKNAAPGSPKRRKVMKTRIDERGREVTEVVWEGEETEAKKADKVATKKSENNVSTNSVNSSSGPATKKTPAVANTTGKGSKKTVNKDPKQGNILSFFKRV; this is encoded by the exons ATGGCGCAAACCCAAACCCTAGCTTTGGTCGAAGAGATTGAATCCCTCGTCTCCGATAAACTTCAAGTG GTTTCATATAAGTGGCTTAGTCGTAATTACATGATATCTTCCAATGAGGCAAAGAG gttgCTTCAGGAGTTTGTTGAAAAGCATGATGGTGGATTGGAGGTTGTTTATGCTTTGTCTGGCTGGTTAAAGGGCAGCCACCCAAGTTACCACATAAGGCTTGTTACTGGCCCAAAGCTAGCAG AAGCACAGCAAGAATTTGATGGCAATTGCTCAATTCAGGTATACAGTGTGCAAGCTAGCATCCCAAAGGACCCAGCTGTGCTTTGGAATGCAGAATTTATTCAAGCAGAGGAGCTCTTCAAGCAGCCATGGTCAGTTGACAATTGCTTGAGAGATAACAG GTTCTGTGGCATATCTAGTTCTTTTGTTCAACGAAATGTAGATGGCATGCCATTGGTTGCTGCAACTCCACTGACAAAAGCTTCAGTAGGCATAGGACAAACAAAGATGAATGTTCTGCAACCTCAAAAAAATATAGCACACGATACAATTCCCAGAGCTGATCTCAAGTCAGAGGATGTGGTGAAAGATGTAAAGAGTGAAAGCAATGGTACAGGGAGTACAGGAGTTCATGATCAGGTTAACAAACCCAGTGAAGACAAAGAAAAGGTAGTGCCTGCAGGAAAAAAGAAAGCACAATCTGATAAAAGTGGTTCTTCTACTGGTGGTTCATTGGCAAGCTTTTGGGGTCGTGCATCTGCAAAACCCAAGCCTAGCTCCGTGCCAGTAGAAAGTAGCAACGCAGTTTCGAATCATAGTG ACTCAAATGTTTCAGTAGCTACTGAAGATGCCCAAGCTAGCGCTCGTGAAGCAGATGGCAGTGGTGATGATGATAATCAAGATGTCACAGTAAGGCGATCATCCAATAGGAAAAGGAGGGTTGTCTTTGACTTCtcggatgaagatgaagatgttgTCAGTTTATCATCACCAGAATTGCCAAAGAAGCAATCATCTCAAGATTCTAAACAAAAGGATAACAAGTCATCGGAGAAAGCCACCTTAAATTCCGAtacaaagagagaaaataaaccaATGGCTAAGGAAGAAAAATCATCTGATAAAAAAGCCAACCAACCTTTCCAGGAAGAGTTATCGGTTATCAACAAATGCACAAATAATGGTAAATCATCTAGTGAGAAGCCACAGAGTTGTGCTCCTGATATTTCTGTTAATAAGGATAGTACAAAGAATGCTGCACCTGGTTCACCGAAGAGGAGAAAAGTGATGAAGACCAGAATTGATGAACGAGGGAGAGAAG TAACTGAAGTAGTCTGGGAAGGGGAGGAAACAGAAGCGAAGAAAGCTGATAAGGTTGCAACAAAGAAATCTGAGAATAATGTATCTACCAATTCTGTCAACAG TTCCAGTGGCCCGGCAACTAAGAAGACTCCAGCTGTGGCGAATACCACTggaaaaggaagcaagaaaacgGTAAACAAGGATCCCAAACAGGGCAATATACTTTCATTCTTCAAGAGAGTTTGA